The genomic window GAATCGCCTAACCGCTTCCCGCAGGCATTCCGCCGTCTGCTCTTCGAAAAAAAGGCCGGTCTTGACGCTTTCCAGCGCGCCGCCTTTTTTGAGCGCGATAACCGGCGTGCCGCAGGCCTGCGCCTCGAGCGGGACGAT from Verrucomicrobiia bacterium includes these protein-coding regions:
- a CDS encoding glycosyltransferase, which produces IVPLEAQACGTPVIALKKGGALESVKTGLFFEEQTAECLREAVRRFETMRFDRGEAVRRMADFDKQRFKEKIAGFVNGVMEKAGHGIAKA